A part of Salmo salar chromosome ssa18, Ssal_v3.1, whole genome shotgun sequence genomic DNA contains:
- the LOC123723963 gene encoding GTPase IMAP family member 7-like isoform X1, whose protein sequence is MQRHQERQQRKQLRQSEVESNPMRIVLLGKTGWGKSSAGNTIFGGGTEFKINSSAKSEMYKCEAKTKDINGRKLTVVDTPGFFDTNIPEEDLKPELVKCIVECAPGPHAFLIVLRVDRYGCHEEQVIEEIAKCFSPEAFKYSTVLFTHGDQLEGITIQDFVKTNDKLSELVEKCGGRCHVIDNKYWNTNQQSQYRNNQYQVTELLNTIEEMVSENGGECYTNELLQEAERLIQAEIESLRKESMGKMSEEAINKQATENVWKKLLIKLTGIATGTIVGALLGVAGAEAFVQSVLGKIPTITELGAGGLNTAITVSIAGAIVAGGQ, encoded by the coding sequence AGTCAAACCCAATGAGGATCGTGCTGCTGGGGAAAACAGGATGGGGCAAAAGCAGTGCAGGAAACACCATCTTTGGAGGAGGGACAGAGTTCAAGATAAACAGTTCAGCCAAGTCCGAGATGTACAAGTGTGAAGCAAAGACCAAGGACATCAATGGAAGAAAACTCACTGTAGTAGACACACCTGGATTTTTTGACACAAACATCCCTGAAGAGGATCTGAAACCTGAACTAGTGAAATGTATTGTAGAGTGTGCTCCGGGGCCACATGCCTTTCTCATTGTGCTTAGAGTGGACCGCTACGGATGTCATGAGGAACAAGTCATTGAAGAAATTGCTAAATGTTTTTCACCAGAGGCCTTCAAATATTCCACAGTTCTCTTCACTCACGGTGACCAGCTTGAAGGAATAACTATTCAGGATTTTGTGAAAACGAATGATAAACTGAGTGAGCTTGTGGAGAAATGTGGTGGCCGCTGTCACGTCATTGACAACAAATACTGGAACACCAATCAGCAGAGTCAGTACAGGAACAACCAGTACCAAGTAACAGAGTTACTCAACACCATAGAGGAGATGGTGAGCGAGAACGGAGGAGAATGCTACACCAACGAGTTGCTCCAAGAGGCAGAGAGATTAATACAAGCAGAGATAGAGAGTCTTAGGAAGGAGTCAATGGGAAAGATGTCAGAGGAAGCGATCAATAAACAGGCCACTGAAAATGTGTGGAAGAAACTCCTGATCAAATTAACAGGGATAGCAACAGGTACAATAGTGGGAGCTCTCCTTGGGGTTGCAGGGGCAGAAGCATTCGTTCAATCAGTACTTGGTAAGATACCCACGATAACTGAACTTGGGGCAGGAGGACTAAACACAGCAATAACAGTAAGCATAGCTGGAGCAATTGTAGCTGGGGGGCAATAG
- the LOC123723963 gene encoding GTPase IMAP family member 7-like isoform X2 yields the protein MGNFFTKNQKERKCTSESNPMRIVLLGKTGWGKSSAGNTIFGGGTEFKINSSAKSEMYKCEAKTKDINGRKLTVVDTPGFFDTNIPEEDLKPELVKCIVECAPGPHAFLIVLRVDRYGCHEEQVIEEIAKCFSPEAFKYSTVLFTHGDQLEGITIQDFVKTNDKLSELVEKCGGRCHVIDNKYWNTNQQSQYRNNQYQVTELLNTIEEMVSENGGECYTNELLQEAERLIQAEIESLRKESMGKMSEEAINKQATENVWKKLLIKLTGIATGTIVGALLGVAGAEAFVQSVLGKIPTITELGAGGLNTAITVSIAGAIVAGGQ from the exons ATGGGTAATTTTTTTACAAAGaaccagaaagaaagaaagtgcacttcag AGTCAAACCCAATGAGGATCGTGCTGCTGGGGAAAACAGGATGGGGCAAAAGCAGTGCAGGAAACACCATCTTTGGAGGAGGGACAGAGTTCAAGATAAACAGTTCAGCCAAGTCCGAGATGTACAAGTGTGAAGCAAAGACCAAGGACATCAATGGAAGAAAACTCACTGTAGTAGACACACCTGGATTTTTTGACACAAACATCCCTGAAGAGGATCTGAAACCTGAACTAGTGAAATGTATTGTAGAGTGTGCTCCGGGGCCACATGCCTTTCTCATTGTGCTTAGAGTGGACCGCTACGGATGTCATGAGGAACAAGTCATTGAAGAAATTGCTAAATGTTTTTCACCAGAGGCCTTCAAATATTCCACAGTTCTCTTCACTCACGGTGACCAGCTTGAAGGAATAACTATTCAGGATTTTGTGAAAACGAATGATAAACTGAGTGAGCTTGTGGAGAAATGTGGTGGCCGCTGTCACGTCATTGACAACAAATACTGGAACACCAATCAGCAGAGTCAGTACAGGAACAACCAGTACCAAGTAACAGAGTTACTCAACACCATAGAGGAGATGGTGAGCGAGAACGGAGGAGAATGCTACACCAACGAGTTGCTCCAAGAGGCAGAGAGATTAATACAAGCAGAGATAGAGAGTCTTAGGAAGGAGTCAATGGGAAAGATGTCAGAGGAAGCGATCAATAAACAGGCCACTGAAAATGTGTGGAAGAAACTCCTGATCAAATTAACAGGGATAGCAACAGGTACAATAGTGGGAGCTCTCCTTGGGGTTGCAGGGGCAGAAGCATTCGTTCAATCAGTACTTGGTAAGATACCCACGATAACTGAACTTGGGGCAGGAGGACTAAACACAGCAATAACAGTAAGCATAGCTGGAGCAATTGTAGCTGGGGGGCAATAG